The DNA window CAGACCGTGGCAGGCTTCGTAAGCATCATGCCACCGCCTTCAGGCCAACCACGCACGCGGCGATCCCGGCGAGCAGCAGGATGCGCCCCGCCGTCGGCCGTTCCACCTTGGCCGCTATCGCATAGACGGAGGTCAGCACCACGCCCACGCCGACCCACACCGCGTACGCGGTTCCGGTGGGAATGGACTGCATGGCGACGGCAAGGCCGGCGGTGCTGGCAGCGACCGACGCGAGGAAGAGGGCCATCGGCGCGATCCGGCGCCGTCCCGAGGAGCGGGACGCGCGGTGCAGCGCTGCGGCCCAGACGGCCTCGAGCGCGCCCGAGAAAATGAGGATTAACCACGACATGACAGATCCTTTGGCCAGTCTTGTCGCGGTCCGGGTACTGAACCGTCGTCCGGAGGTCCGCCGAACGGGACCTTGGTCCTCAGCCTAGCAACGCCCGACGGCGGCGGCCACTGTTGGTGGCAAAGCTCACCGGAGCTCGGTGCAGGCCGCCGGCCGTCAGGGACTGCCCGCTGTCAGAGGGCGCCGCCGGCGGCCTCCGGGCCGGACGAATCACGGCCGCCGTCGCCGATGGTTTCCCGGGCTATGAAGTTCTCGATGTCGAAGAGGTTGTCCGCGCGCTCGGCGATGTTCAGCAGCGTGGTCATGGAGGCGACCTCCTCCACCTGCTCCTTTAGGAACCACAGCATGAACTGTTCACCCAGGGCATCGTCCTCGGCGCGGGCGGCGCGGAACAGGCCTTCGATGCTGCGCGTGACTTCCTTTTCCTGCTGCAGCGCGAGGGCGAGCGGTTCCGTGACGGACGCGAAGTCGTTGCGGACTGCGGGTACCCCGGGAATCTCCACGTGAACGTCACGGTCAAGCATGTACTGGACCATCATCATGGCGTGGTTGCGTTCCTCCACCGACTGCCGGTAGAAGTACTTGGCCAACTGGGGGAGGTCCTGGTTAGCGAACCAGACGGCCACGGCCACGTACTGCTGAGAGGCCGAGAATTCGTTGCCGATCTGGAGGGACAGGAGATCGTTGAACTTTGACTTGGTCATGGCCCGAGTCTAGGTTCGGGCGTCCCGGGCGGCCAGTGTGGAAAGGCTCAGGTAAGCAAGCGTAGGCTAGCCTGCCACCGGATCGATGGACACGACGGCCAGGAACCCGCGGCCCAGGATTTCGGGCGTCTGCGTGTCTGAACCGACGACGGCGTCATAGCGGTTGAGTGCCTCCGGTTCACCCGGCGCCGTGGCGGGTTCGGCAGCGGGTTCGGCTGCGGTGTCAGCGACGGCGACGGTGGCCTGGCCCTGGAGCAATATGCCGAGCTGACCCTCAAATACGGGATGCGCCCGCTTTTTCGAGAGCTCCACGATCGAGGTGTAGCCCTTGAACGCTCCGGTGCGGGTGATGACGTTCAGGTCGCGGATGTCGCCGGTGGGCAGGGCACTTGAGGTCGCAGCTTCGCCCGAGAACCGGAAGGGCCGGTACTTCTCGAGCGGGTGTTCGCCGCCGTCCACGGTCAGCAGCAGGAGCTCGCCGTCGATCACGGTCAGCACGCGCTCCATGCCCGGAAAGGCCGAGAAGTCTCCGGCTTTGGAGACGTCGGCGATGCTGACGCGCCAGTCCCACACGCCGTCCTGCGCAGAGGCGGCCAGGGGATGGCTGGCCAGCTCCCGGGTGACCCCGCCCCCGTTCCGCCAGGGTTGGGGTCTGAGGTCTGCGAAACGGATGATCTCCATCCGCCCAGCCTAGCCCGGGCAGGCCCTGCTGTGCGGCAGCCGCCTGCTCGGCCGCCTGTTCCAGCGGCCGGTTCCATTTGCCGTTGCCCGCGCCTTCCGCCCCGCGTAAAGTCGGCACAGCATTCCTACGCCGTTGGGGAACAGTTCAACTACAAGGAGCCGGTTTATGTTCGTCAAAGTGTGCGGGCTGAGTACGCCTGAATCCATCCGCGAGGCAGTGGACGCTGGCGCGGACGCGGTGGGTTTCGTCCTGACGGCCAGTCCCCGGGCAGTGTCTCCGGCGCAGGTCACCAAGCTGCTCAGCGAGGTTCCGGGCGGCGTAGCCGCCGTCGGCGTTTTCCGCCACGAGCCCGCCGCGGATGCCGTGGCCATTGCCCGCGCCGCCGGTCTGGACTGGATCCAGCTCCACGGCGCCCGCACTCCCGGGGACGTCAAGACAGCGCACGACGCCGGCATGAAGGTCATCCGGGCAGTCACCATGGATGACGCGCCGGACGCGTTCACCAGTTGGGGCGAGGAACTGCTGCTGATCGACGCCGCCGTTCCCGGATCGGGCGAGGCCTGGGACTACGGCTCCGTGCGCGCAAAGGGACTCGAAGGGCGTAAGTGGCTCCTTGCCGGCGGCCTGGATCCGGCAAACGTCGCAGAAGCAGCCCGGGCTGCCGGCGCCTGGGGCGTGGACGTCTCCTCCGGCGTCGAACTTTCCCGGGGAGTCAAGGATCTGGCGAAGATCCGCGCCTTCGTTACCGCGGCGAAGTCCTAAGGAAGTTGCTCTTGACCGCCATGCCCGGCGGTGGGATATTTAACTTGTTCGTTAATTAATGCATCGGTTAAACACCTAAACCGCTGGCGGGCCGGAATCCCGGCGAATCCGATGCCATCCCGTATGAGTCCGCATGAGATTCAGGAGTCCGACATGAGCACGCAGCAGGAACGCCAATCCTTCACCCTTTCCATGGAGCGCGAATTCGACGCTCCCCGGGACCTGGTCTTCAAGGCGTTTATGGACCCGCAAACCCTGTCCGCCTGGTTCGGCCCGGAGGGCGTGGACACTCCGCTGGACCGCATCGAGGTGGAGCCTCGGGTCGGCGGCGTGTGGCGCATGGTGATGGTCTATGAGGAGGACGGCGTCCCCAAGGAATCGCCTATCGATTCGGTCATCCAGGAATACGATCCGCCGCGGCTCCTGGCGACGTCGCAGTTGGACTCGGACCTTGCCGAGGGGCAAACGCACGTCATGAGTCTGCGGCTGGAGTTTGAGGACATCGGCGGGCGCACGCTGCTACGGCTGACCCAGTCCGGCTTCAACAGCCAGGAGTACGCCGACATGACGCGCGACGGCTGGGCGAGTTCCTTCACCCTGCTGGACGCTGAGCTCGGGAGGACGCGGCCGAAGAGTGATGCGGGGACAATTAACTCATGAAGACCATACTCAACATCATCTGGCTGGTATTCGGCGGACTCTGGCTGGCGGTTGGCTACTTTGCCGCCGGCGTCATCTGCTGCCTCCTCATTGTGACCATTCCGTGGGGCATCGCGTCGTTCAGGATCGCGTCGTACACGCTGTGGCCGTTCGGCCGCATGGTGGTGGACAAGCCGGGAGGCAACGGCGTCTTCGCGCTGTTGGGAAACGTGATCTGGCTCCTCGTGGCCGGCATCTGGATCGCGATCGGCCACGTGGTCACGGCGTTCGCGATGGCCGTCACCATCATCGGGATTCCGCTGGCCATCGCCAACCTGAAGCTCATTCCGGTGTCGCTGATGCCCCTCGGCAAGCAGATCGTTCCCACCAGCACACCTTTCGTCACCACCTACCGCTGACAGGCCGGCAATGAATGGCAAACGACCAGCTCAGCATGATCTTCGCTGCCCTGGCGGACCCCACGCGGCGCGCCATCCTGGCGCGCCTGGCCGAGGGGGAGGCCACGGTCAACGAACTCGCGGAGCCGTTTGAGATCAGCCTCCCGGCCGTCTCCCGCCACCTGAAGGTATTGGAGGCAGCCGGGCTGATCTCGCGCAGCCGCAACGCGCAATGGCGCTCCAGCCGCCTCGAGGCCGCGCCGCTCGGCGCTGCCACGCAGTGGATGGAGACGTACCGCCGCTTCTGGGACATGAGCTTCGACAAGCTCGATGCCCACCTGAAGAGAATCCAGACCACGGAAAGGGAGGAAGACCAAAATGTCTGAGCAACTGACCCCAATGCCATCCACGGCGCCGGACGAGTTGATGCTTGTCATCACCCGCCACTTCGAGGCGCCCATTCAAACCGTGTGGTCGGCCCTGACGGATCTCAACCAGGCGCCGGCATGGTGGGGGCCGCACGGGTTCCACGTCCCGCGCGAGACCATCGAGGCCGACTTCGAAGTCGGCGGACGCTACCGTGCCTGCATGGTCCAGGAGGAGACCGGCCAGCGGCTTTGGTGGAGCGGCATCCACACACGCATCGAACCGCCCACCACCTTCGAATACACCTACGCCTGGGACAACGAAGACGGCACGCGGGGCTACGAGACTGAAGTGGCCATCAAGCTGGAGGAGGAGGCCGGCGGCACCCGGATGACCTTCACCCCTGTCTCTTATACACATCTAGATGTGTATAAGAGACAGGCCACGGCGGCGGCTGGGGCGAGGCCTTTGACCGGCTGGCAGCCCACCTGAGGTCCGCCGCATAGCGTCCGGCGCGGCCCGGCCGCAGGCCGTCACTGGCCGGCTGACTCGAGTTCGCCCCGGAGGTTCCGCCGCGCCGCTTCCAGCCACAACTCGCGGGCACGGCGGCTGTGGAACAGCGGGTCGAGTTCCAGCAGCCCGCGCACGACGGCGGCCCGGCCGCCGCGAAGTCGGCGTCGCCTTTGTATAAGAGACAGCGCGTAGTCTTCGCGGACGGCGGCCACGTACCTGGCGTAGGGCTCCGGTTCGCCGCCGAGAACCGACAGGTCCGCGTCGCAGAGGAGGGCGCCGTCGTCGTCCCCTGCCGGAGGCCGGTGGTCAGACGTCAGGCGGACCAGCCGTGCCACCTCCGCAACGTCCCCGGCGGGGAGTCCGGCCTCGGTGAGCCTGAGCTCGGCGAGGCGGGCCGACTCCTCCTCGTCCAGGCCGGCGGCGCCGCGGTAGACGGCGTCGTGGAACCAGGCCGCGAGAACCACGGTGCGCGGGGGTTCTGCGGGTTCGGTGAGCAGGTCCAGCGCCTCGAGCACCGCCAGCAGGTGCGTGCAGCCGTGATACCGGCGGTGGCTCTCGCTCCAGCGGTCAAGAAGGTCCAGGAACAGGGCATCGTGGCCGGCCATCACCGTGTTCCAGCGGTTGAGCAACGGGGTCTTCAGCGATGTGTTGCGCTCGCGGGCGGGGATCCTGAGTCCGCTGGCGATCAGCTTCCGGACCAGGATCCGGGCCTCCACGGGAATGGCGCCCGCCGCTACGAGCGCATCGTAGCGGCGCTCGGGCACATCGTAGTGGTCGCCGTCGAACGCCCGCTCCGGGATCTCAGCCGCGGCGGCAAACGCGTGCAGTTCTGCCAGTGAGGCGTCCGAAATCAGGTGCGAAAAGTGTGTTCCGTGCGCAGGCCAGAGAGGCGGATCCAGGTAAACGGCCATGCAGGAAGTCTAGTCCCCGGGCCCCTGGGGTTCCCGGCAGGCGGCCTGCCCGCCGCCTGCCGTTCTGGAATTCGCGCGGGACGTACTACGACGCCCTGACGACGACGTCGTCGATGTATTCGTCTCCCATCTGGCGGGCGTGCTCGGCACCCAGCTGCACTGCGCTCAGGCTCGAGACGCCGAGGTTGACGACACTGCTGGAATACTCGGCTGCGCCGTCGAACCACACCTTGATTGTTGACTGGCTGCCGTTGGCGGTCACCGTCATTTGGGCATGGTGCCAGGTGTTCAACGGGATGCTGGAGGACTTCAGCTTGGTGTAGGTGAAAGTCGTCCCGCCCGGGTTGGTGACGCGCAGCCAGAGC is part of the Arthrobacter sp. KBS0703 genome and encodes:
- a CDS encoding SRPBCC domain-containing protein — translated: MSTQQERQSFTLSMEREFDAPRDLVFKAFMDPQTLSAWFGPEGVDTPLDRIEVEPRVGGVWRMVMVYEEDGVPKESPIDSVIQEYDPPRLLATSQLDSDLAEGQTHVMSLRLEFEDIGGRTLLRLTQSGFNSQEYADMTRDGWASSFTLLDAELGRTRPKSDAGTINS
- a CDS encoding SRPBCC domain-containing protein yields the protein MSEQLTPMPSTAPDELMLVITRHFEAPIQTVWSALTDLNQAPAWWGPHGFHVPRETIEADFEVGGRYRACMVQEETGQRLWWSGIHTRIEPPTTFEYTYAWDNEDGTRGYETEVAIKLEEEAGGTRMTFTPVSYTHLDVYKRQATAAAGARPLTGWQPT
- a CDS encoding helix-turn-helix transcriptional regulator, encoding MANDQLSMIFAALADPTRRAILARLAEGEATVNELAEPFEISLPAVSRHLKVLEAAGLISRSRNAQWRSSRLEAAPLGAATQWMETYRRFWDMSFDKLDAHLKRIQTTEREEDQNV
- a CDS encoding phosphoribosylanthranilate isomerase; protein product: MFVKVCGLSTPESIREAVDAGADAVGFVLTASPRAVSPAQVTKLLSEVPGGVAAVGVFRHEPAADAVAIARAAGLDWIQLHGARTPGDVKTAHDAGMKVIRAVTMDDAPDAFTSWGEELLLIDAAVPGSGEAWDYGSVRAKGLEGRKWLLAGGLDPANVAEAARAAGAWGVDVSSGVELSRGVKDLAKIRAFVTAAKS
- a CDS encoding YccF domain-containing protein, whose product is MKTILNIIWLVFGGLWLAVGYFAAGVICCLLIVTIPWGIASFRIASYTLWPFGRMVVDKPGGNGVFALLGNVIWLLVAGIWIAIGHVVTAFAMAVTIIGIPLAIANLKLIPVSLMPLGKQIVPTSTPFVTTYR
- a CDS encoding HutD family protein, translated to MEIIRFADLRPQPWRNGGGVTRELASHPLAASAQDGVWDWRVSIADVSKAGDFSAFPGMERVLTVIDGELLLLTVDGGEHPLEKYRPFRFSGEAATSSALPTGDIRDLNVITRTGAFKGYTSIVELSKKRAHPVFEGQLGILLQGQATVAVADTAAEPAAEPATAPGEPEALNRYDAVVGSDTQTPEILGRGFLAVVSIDPVAG
- a CDS encoding DUF4031 domain-containing protein, whose protein sequence is MAVYLDPPLWPAHGTHFSHLISDASLAELHAFAAAAEIPERAFDGDHYDVPERRYDALVAAGAIPVEARILVRKLIASGLRIPARERNTSLKTPLLNRWNTVMAGHDALFLDLLDRWSESHRRYHGCTHLLAVLEALDLLTEPAEPPRTVVLAAWFHDAVYRGAAGLDEEESARLAELRLTEAGLPAGDVAEVARLVRLTSDHRPPAGDDDGALLCDADLSVLGGEPEPYARYVAAVREDYALSLIQRRRRLRGGRAAVVRGLLELDPLFHSRRARELWLEAARRNLRGELESAGQ
- a CDS encoding ferritin, whose amino-acid sequence is MTKSKFNDLLSLQIGNEFSASQQYVAVAVWFANQDLPQLAKYFYRQSVEERNHAMMMVQYMLDRDVHVEIPGVPAVRNDFASVTEPLALALQQEKEVTRSIEGLFRAARAEDDALGEQFMLWFLKEQVEEVASMTTLLNIAERADNLFDIENFIARETIGDGGRDSSGPEAAGGAL
- a CDS encoding multidrug efflux SMR transporter yields the protein MSWLILIFSGALEAVWAAALHRASRSSGRRRIAPMALFLASVAASTAGLAVAMQSIPTGTAYAVWVGVGVVLTSVYAIAAKVERPTAGRILLLAGIAACVVGLKAVA